TACCAGCGAGTATACCTTTTCGGCGACCAAGACCGCGACGCTTACCCAGAAGCTTCCCCAATCGGTCGGCACGGTGACCAAAGAGTTGATGGCGGACCGGCAGACCTTTCAACTGGCCGACGCGGTGAAGCTGGTCAGCGGGGTGACGCCGTCCAGCTTTTACAACCAGTACGCCATCCGGGGCATCAGCCAGAACGAAGAAGGGCAGCTCATCAACGGGATGCGCACCCGGCAGTACTACTTTCTGCAACCCCTGACGGCCAACATCGAACGGGTGGAGGTGATCAAAGGGCCCGCCAGCGCCACCTTCTCGTCGGTGGATCCGGGAGGCAGCATCAACCTGGTGACCAAAAAGCCCCTGGCGGTCCAGCGCCGGGAGGTGAACGTGAGCGTGGGTAGCTTCAGCACCCTCCGCGGCACGCTGGACTTTACCGGCCCGCTCAATGAACAGAAGACCTTGCTCTACCGGCTGATCGGTGCGTACCAGGAGGCGCGCAGCTATCGTGACCTGGTGCAGAACGACGCGCTGCTGCTGTCACCCTCGTTTTCGTACGTGCCCAACGACCGCACCGCGCTCCACGCCGAACTGATCCTGAGCGACCAGCGGGGCAACCTCGACCGGGGGCAACCCATCTTTGGCGCCGAGGCGGGACGCACCGACCTGAACAGCACGCCCATTCGCCTGAACCTGGGCTCGCCCAGCGACTATTTCCGCTCCAAACAACTGCTGCTGACCGGCAGCTTCACCCACCAGTTTTCCGAGCACATCCGGGTCAACGCCACCTACATGAAGCAGACCTGGACGGAAGACTTGGAAGAACACCGGACGACCAACGCTTTTGCCGTCGACACGGCCAACCAGCCGGTGCGATCGCTGGCCGCTATGCAGTTTGTGCAACGCCGGCAATTCTGGAACATCGACAACCTCAACGGCTACGTCACAGCGACAGCGGTAACGGGCGCGGCCACGCATCACCTGCTGGTGGGCTACGACCTGCACCGCTGGCAGAAGCTGAAGGGGGGCGGCCAAAACGCGGCGCGCGGCTACCTGCTGACGGACGGCACCGTGGCAGCTACCTTCGACCCGACCCGGGTGGATGCCTACCAACTGGTGACCCGCAACGGCGTGACCACGCCTCGTCCCAATGTGGAGTACTTCAACCTGACGCAGCCCAGCTACCCCCTCCGCCGACCGGAAGAGTATACGTTCAATGTGGTGACGGCCCTCCCTCCGGCCCTCACGACCACACAGGCGGTGTACGTGCAGGAGCAACTCGACTGGCAACATTTCACGCTGCTGCTAAGCCTGCGCCACGAGTGGTTCGAAGACATCACGAATTACCAGACGGCCCAACCCCTCGTTGTGCGTCAGAGGGCCTGGCTGCCCCGGGTGGGACTCACCTACGAGGTCTCTTCCCACCTGCACGCGTATGCCACCTACCTGCAAGGGTATCAGCCGCAGGCCAACACGGTGACACTGCTGCCGGTAGCCGCCCCGGCGGGCAGTGCGTTTGCGCCCCTGGAAAGTGACCTGAAAGAAGTAGGAGTAAAGGTCGATATCGGGCGGATTCGGCTCACGTCTGCGCTGTACGAAATCAACCAGCGGAACCTGCTCATGAACGCTAACGATCCGGACCAACCGGACCTGCTCGTGACACGGGGGGCCGAACGCAGCCGGGGATTCGAGGTGGACGCGACCGGGTACCTGCGTCCGCGCTGGCAGCTGATGTCTTCCTACAGCTACATCGATGCCCGCATCCGGCAAGACAGCGACCCCGCCCTGATCGGTGCCCGGAAACAGAACACGCCCGTGCACAGTGGGAATCTCTGGACCCGCTACGACCTGCCAGCTATGGCGGAGCTGGGCGAGCTGGGGTTCGGCCTGGGGGTGCAGTACAGCGGCAGTAAGGTTCCTTGGTTTACGCGG
This region of Catalinimonas alkaloidigena genomic DNA includes:
- a CDS encoding TonB-dependent receptor, with amino-acid sequence MKSLFLLCLLLSVGRLHAQPIKGTVRDASTHEPLVGATVQLLNTETGTVTDTEGNFSLEGEGTLRVSFVGYQPKTLPTQSTAMTIALVPDKTQLQAVEVLGRLDRDYTSEYTFSATKTATLTQKLPQSVGTVTKELMADRQTFQLADAVKLVSGVTPSSFYNQYAIRGISQNEEGQLINGMRTRQYYFLQPLTANIERVEVIKGPASATFSSVDPGGSINLVTKKPLAVQRREVNVSVGSFSTLRGTLDFTGPLNEQKTLLYRLIGAYQEARSYRDLVQNDALLLSPSFSYVPNDRTALHAELILSDQRGNLDRGQPIFGAEAGRTDLNSTPIRLNLGSPSDYFRSKQLLLTGSFTHQFSEHIRVNATYMKQTWTEDLEEHRTTNAFAVDTANQPVRSLAAMQFVQRRQFWNIDNLNGYVTATAVTGAATHHLLVGYDLHRWQKLKGGGQNAARGYLLTDGTVAATFDPTRVDAYQLVTRNGVTTPRPNVEYFNLTQPSYPLRRPEEYTFNVVTALPPALTTTQAVYVQEQLDWQHFTLLLSLRHEWFEDITNYQTAQPLVVRQRAWLPRVGLTYEVSSHLHAYATYLQGYQPQANTVTLLPVAAPAGSAFAPLESDLKEVGVKVDIGRIRLTSALYEINQRNLLMNANDPDQPDLLVTRGAERSRGFEVDATGYLRPRWQLMSSYSYIDARIRQDSDPALIGARKQNTPVHSGNLWTRYDLPAMAELGELGFGLGVQYSGSKVPWFTRDFVVPAYTLLDAALYYRPVRSQVQLALLANNLTNQTYWIGAQNYLRLFPGAPRSLLLSLQYQF